One genomic region from Oceaniferula flava encodes:
- a CDS encoding ribulokinase, with translation MSHYAIGLDYGTNSCRSLIVDLSNGRELGSVVYAYPSGEQGILTDPSDPHVARQNPQDYLDGCVHIIRGAIEQAVENDASFSPADIIAIGVDTTGSTVIPVDQSGTPLALTEKWRDNLNAHVWLWKDHTAHQEAARITELATEMRPEYLAKCGGVYSSEWWWSKILHLKNIDAEVFDAAFSYVEHCDWIPAVLSGNTKPLEMKRSICAAGHKAMFNADWGGLPDADFLNALDPALGDLRSRLFSEAHASDSLAGTLCPEWAEKLGLPEGIGIAVGAFDCHMGAVGAGVKKGTLVKVLGTSTCDITVADKDVADVPGLCGQVDSSVIPGMVGIEAGQSAVGDIFLWLANNLVPDSYGADLGAKFSAMEEKMSQQAPGASGLLALDWNNGNRTILTDVRLSGLVLGQTLHTRADEIYRAYIEATAFGALTIINRMEEHGVTISEVVNTGGLSLKNATLMQIYADVLGRPMKVSRSEQTCALGAAILAAAATGHADIATLQQNIVSYTDTIYRPIPENQKVYQQLYALYKTLHDAFGTQDWSGNLEHVMKDLIDLREQQRSA, from the coding sequence AGGGGATTCTCACCGATCCCTCGGACCCCCACGTAGCACGCCAGAACCCGCAGGATTATCTCGATGGCTGCGTGCACATCATCCGCGGTGCCATCGAACAAGCGGTGGAAAATGACGCCAGTTTCTCCCCGGCAGACATCATCGCCATCGGCGTGGACACCACCGGGTCGACGGTTATTCCCGTCGATCAGTCCGGCACGCCACTCGCCCTAACAGAGAAGTGGCGGGATAACCTGAACGCCCACGTCTGGCTCTGGAAAGATCACACCGCCCACCAAGAAGCCGCGCGGATCACCGAGCTGGCAACGGAGATGCGGCCGGAGTATCTGGCGAAGTGCGGCGGCGTCTATTCCTCCGAATGGTGGTGGTCGAAAATCCTCCACCTGAAGAACATCGATGCCGAAGTCTTTGACGCCGCGTTTTCCTACGTCGAGCACTGCGATTGGATACCGGCGGTGCTGTCGGGAAATACCAAACCGTTAGAAATGAAACGCTCGATCTGCGCGGCCGGCCACAAGGCGATGTTCAATGCCGATTGGGGCGGACTGCCGGATGCCGACTTTCTCAATGCCCTCGACCCCGCGCTTGGCGACCTTCGCAGTCGGCTCTTCAGCGAAGCCCACGCCTCGGACAGCCTCGCCGGCACACTCTGCCCCGAGTGGGCGGAAAAGCTCGGCCTGCCGGAAGGCATTGGCATCGCGGTGGGCGCATTTGACTGCCACATGGGGGCAGTCGGTGCCGGGGTGAAAAAAGGAACTTTGGTGAAGGTCTTAGGAACCTCCACCTGCGACATCACTGTGGCCGATAAGGATGTGGCCGATGTGCCAGGCCTCTGCGGCCAAGTCGACTCGTCGGTCATTCCCGGCATGGTGGGCATCGAAGCCGGGCAGTCGGCTGTGGGTGATATCTTCCTCTGGCTGGCGAACAACCTCGTGCCGGACAGCTACGGTGCCGACCTCGGTGCCAAGTTCTCTGCCATGGAGGAAAAAATGAGCCAGCAGGCACCCGGAGCCAGCGGGCTGTTAGCGCTCGATTGGAACAACGGCAACCGCACCATCCTCACCGATGTGCGACTCAGCGGTCTGGTGCTGGGGCAAACCCTGCACACCCGCGCCGATGAAATTTACCGCGCCTACATCGAAGCCACCGCCTTCGGTGCGCTGACCATCATCAACCGCATGGAAGAGCATGGAGTGACCATTTCCGAGGTGGTGAACACCGGTGGGCTGTCACTGAAAAATGCCACCCTGATGCAGATTTACGCCGATGTCTTGGGCAGGCCGATGAAGGTCTCCCGCAGCGAGCAGACCTGCGCGCTCGGCGCCGCCATCCTCGCCGCTGCCGCCACAGGCCATGCCGATATCGCGACCCTGCAGCAGAACATCGTCAGCTACACCGACACCATTTACCGCCCGATCCCAGAGAACCAGAAAGTCTATCAGCAGCTATACGCTCTGTATAAAACGCTGCATGACGCCTTCGGCACGCAAGACTGGTCGGGCAATCTCGAACACGTCATGAAGGACCTCATCGATCTCCGCGAACAACAACGAAGCGCATGA
- a CDS encoding L-ribulose-5-phosphate 4-epimerase yields the protein MKQELKQQVVEANQRLVSSGLVALTWGNVSAIDRESGLVAIKPSGVDYAALTPENLVVVNLAGEVVEGDLRPSSDTKTHLELYRSFPNIGAVVHTHSSCATAFSQAGVALPCLGTTHADHFYGDVPVARALTPEEVESDYEHATGVSIVELFQQQNLNPLEMPAVLLKHHAPFTWGKDPVKAVDNSIALEMCAKMALMTWQLQPDAGEMPRHILEKHYQRKHGKDAYYGQN from the coding sequence ATGAAACAAGAGCTCAAACAACAAGTGGTGGAAGCCAACCAGCGATTGGTCAGCTCCGGTCTCGTCGCCCTGACCTGGGGCAATGTCAGCGCCATCGACCGCGAGTCAGGCCTGGTCGCCATCAAACCCAGCGGCGTGGATTATGCCGCGCTGACGCCTGAAAATTTGGTGGTGGTGAACCTCGCCGGCGAAGTGGTGGAGGGAGACCTCCGGCCATCGTCTGACACCAAAACCCACCTCGAGCTCTACCGCAGTTTTCCGAACATCGGTGCCGTGGTTCACACCCATAGCTCCTGCGCCACCGCCTTTTCCCAGGCCGGCGTGGCGCTGCCATGTCTCGGCACCACCCACGCTGATCACTTCTACGGCGATGTCCCCGTTGCCCGAGCGCTCACGCCCGAGGAGGTGGAGAGCGATTACGAACACGCCACCGGAGTCAGCATTGTGGAGCTGTTTCAGCAGCAAAACCTGAACCCGTTAGAAATGCCCGCCGTCTTGCTCAAGCACCACGCTCCCTTCACCTGGGGCAAGGATCCGGTCAAGGCCGTGGACAACAGCATCGCCCTGGAAATGTGCGCCAAGATGGCCTTGATGACCTGGCAACTCCAGCCGGACGCCGGCGAAATGCCACGCCACATCCTGGAAAAACACTACCAGCGTAAACACGGCAAGGACGCCTACTACGGGCAAAATTGA